One Roseimicrobium gellanilyticum genomic window carries:
- the pbpC gene encoding penicillin-binding protein 1C: MGSSVWKRRWVRKGTAGFAVLLLGCLLAYALCPKPALYPPGLTFSRALLDRDGKVIHLTLAGDARYRLHTPLAEISPDLIEATLLLEDRHFHSHPGINPLSLGRACWGVVTGTRRGGASTVTMQLARLRYDLSTKSFSGKFVQMLRALQLERHYSKEEILEAYLNLAPYGGNVEGIGAASLLWCGKSAKDLTPREAVSLSVLPQSPTRRRPKISGGNDALAAAQFRLWQRWQEAHGLRADGLDATFVLQPEAKPPREAPHLARRLLADATTPGTIQYPPLSTTIDLGMQKQIESSLRDYLSVRREVGMTNACALLVHAPTREVLAYAGSASFLNVDISGQVDGITARRSPGSALKPFIYALALQQGLLHPRSLLRDGQVAFGDYNPENFDREFTGPISAEDALFRSRNIPAVALTRKLAEPGLYGFLKQAGVSLPRPADHYGLSLPLGGAEVSMEELASMYAMLATDGTPRALRYSHAAPVSHPSGNALLIPEACFLVRRMLASREEEAGLSDPTISWKTGTSHGFRDAWAAGIRGEYVCVVWIGNFNGKSNPSFIARKCAAPLLFEIFHRLRLPWHRDVPPEGVREVQLCAVSGQIPTPHCQHCRMGWFIPGKSPIAPCDIHREVLIDQGTGLRVIADDGKRDLRREVYEFWPPDMLALFRLAGVPRREAPPLEASTVALRAAQSQDIPRIVSPQPRLTYSLRVNDSSKQVIPLRAETSAGVRTIFWFAGAKFLGSSTPAESLLWKATAGSWKLHVLDDHGRSSTCEVKVEMVE; the protein is encoded by the coding sequence GTGGGTTCTAGTGTTTGGAAACGTCGCTGGGTTCGGAAGGGGACTGCCGGATTCGCGGTATTATTGCTGGGCTGCCTCCTCGCCTACGCCCTCTGCCCCAAACCCGCTCTCTACCCTCCCGGCCTCACCTTCTCTCGCGCATTACTCGACCGTGACGGCAAGGTAATCCATCTCACGCTGGCTGGGGATGCCCGCTACCGTCTGCACACCCCACTCGCGGAGATCAGTCCGGATCTCATCGAGGCGACACTGCTCCTGGAAGACCGGCACTTCCATTCGCACCCGGGAATCAATCCACTGTCGCTCGGCCGTGCTTGCTGGGGTGTGGTGACGGGTACGCGACGTGGCGGTGCCTCCACCGTGACGATGCAACTGGCGCGACTTCGCTATGACCTCTCCACGAAATCCTTCTCAGGAAAATTCGTCCAGATGCTGCGGGCACTGCAACTCGAGAGGCACTATTCGAAAGAAGAAATCCTGGAGGCATATCTCAATCTCGCCCCCTACGGAGGCAACGTGGAGGGCATCGGCGCAGCATCACTGCTCTGGTGTGGGAAGTCCGCAAAAGATCTCACACCACGAGAAGCCGTGAGCCTCAGCGTGCTGCCCCAGAGCCCCACGCGGCGTCGACCGAAAATCTCCGGAGGCAATGATGCCCTTGCCGCTGCCCAGTTCCGCCTCTGGCAGCGTTGGCAGGAAGCTCATGGCCTGCGCGCAGACGGACTCGATGCCACTTTCGTCCTGCAGCCAGAAGCCAAGCCTCCCCGCGAGGCCCCACACCTCGCTCGCCGCTTGTTGGCAGACGCCACGACACCCGGCACCATCCAGTATCCCCCTCTCTCCACCACCATCGATCTCGGCATGCAGAAGCAGATCGAGAGCTCGCTTCGCGACTATCTCTCCGTGCGTCGCGAGGTCGGTATGACCAACGCCTGTGCCTTGCTCGTGCACGCTCCCACTCGCGAGGTGCTCGCCTATGCAGGCTCCGCCAGTTTCCTGAATGTGGACATCTCAGGCCAAGTCGATGGCATCACCGCCCGCCGCTCACCCGGCTCCGCATTGAAGCCCTTCATCTATGCGCTCGCTCTGCAACAGGGCCTCCTTCACCCGCGCAGCCTCTTGCGTGATGGCCAGGTCGCTTTCGGTGACTACAACCCCGAGAACTTCGACCGCGAATTCACCGGTCCCATCTCCGCGGAGGATGCACTCTTCCGAAGTCGCAACATTCCCGCGGTCGCCCTCACGCGAAAGCTGGCCGAGCCGGGCCTTTATGGTTTCCTGAAACAGGCGGGCGTCTCCCTGCCGCGTCCCGCAGACCACTATGGCCTCTCGCTTCCCCTCGGTGGCGCCGAGGTGAGCATGGAAGAACTGGCTTCCATGTACGCCATGCTGGCTACGGATGGCACTCCCCGTGCGTTGCGCTATTCTCACGCGGCCCCTGTTTCGCACCCTTCCGGAAACGCACTCCTCATTCCCGAAGCCTGCTTCCTCGTGCGCCGCATGCTCGCTTCACGTGAAGAGGAAGCCGGACTCAGCGACCCCACCATCTCATGGAAGACTGGCACCTCCCACGGCTTCCGCGATGCCTGGGCCGCAGGCATTCGCGGTGAATATGTGTGCGTGGTGTGGATCGGGAACTTCAACGGCAAATCCAATCCCTCCTTCATCGCGCGTAAATGCGCGGCACCCCTGCTCTTCGAAATCTTCCATCGCCTGCGCCTTCCGTGGCATCGCGACGTGCCACCGGAGGGCGTGCGTGAAGTGCAACTCTGCGCTGTATCCGGACAAATCCCCACACCGCACTGCCAGCACTGCCGCATGGGTTGGTTCATTCCTGGGAAGTCGCCCATCGCGCCGTGTGATATCCATCGTGAAGTGCTGATCGACCAGGGCACCGGCCTGCGCGTCATCGCCGATGACGGTAAGCGCGACCTGCGCCGCGAAGTGTATGAGTTTTGGCCGCCCGACATGCTGGCGCTCTTCCGACTGGCAGGCGTGCCGCGTCGTGAGGCACCTCCGTTGGAAGCGAGCACCGTGGCCCTGCGCGCCGCACAGTCACAAGACATCCCGCGCATCGTGTCGCCACAACCGAGGCTGACGTATTCATTGCGGGTGAATGACTCCAGCAAGCAGGTCATTCCACTTCGAGCCGAGACGTCCGCCGGTGTGCGCACCATCTTCTGGTTTGCAGGAGCGAAGTTCCTGGGCAGCAGCACGCCCGCAGAATCCTTGCTCTGGAAAGCTACGGCAGGCTCATGGAAGCTCCATGTGCTGGACGATCATGGTCGCAGCTCCACCTGTGAGGTGAAGGTGGAGATGGTGGAGTGA
- the tnpA gene encoding IS200/IS605 family transposase, with product MAQSLAKVYLHLIFSTKDRVRVLPDEIRPALHDYMGGVLREADCSSVEINTEPDHAHLLFLLSRTATISNVVRDLKKGSTNWLRGQHVQFRDFYWQHGYGAFSVSSSNVDAVSEYIRNQREHHQKHSFQDEFRAFLRKHDVEFDERYVWD from the coding sequence ATGGCCCAGTCCCTCGCCAAGGTTTACCTCCACTTGATCTTCTCCACGAAAGATCGCGTGCGCGTGTTGCCGGACGAAATCCGTCCCGCGCTGCACGACTACATGGGTGGGGTATTGCGTGAGGCGGATTGTTCATCCGTGGAAATCAACACGGAGCCTGATCATGCGCACTTGTTGTTTCTCCTGTCACGGACCGCGACTATCAGCAATGTGGTGCGAGACTTGAAGAAGGGTTCCACGAATTGGCTTCGTGGACAACACGTCCAGTTCCGTGATTTTTACTGGCAGCACGGTTACGGAGCCTTCTCCGTGAGTTCCTCTAACGTGGATGCTGTGAGCGAATACATCCGCAATCAACGCGAACACCACCAAAAACACTCCTTTCAAGACGAGTTCCGCGCCTTCCTGAGGAAACACGACGTCGAATTCGACGAACGTTATGTCTGGGATTGA
- a CDS encoding alpha-2-macroglobulin, which yields MFRHLALLMPRNWGRLSRAVFGDFKYQPPGWLVSTSGSVLDSMRRGPGVWASIIVATGVTIAGGYGWYHWVEKYKSRPTPLVEIREITSKLVAPGVTPIVKNKPVVQPVVLDFSSSIAPLESVGKAATKGVTMKPAMPGEWKWVTDKKLVFQTSQDYWPAANEYTVSFDKETLPPATKLKEAQWKFTTPPLVAKVTSSEFYTDPKDPSVHQITVNLNFSHPVTKDEVEKHITLDVLGKTPIFNYGGKTPDTFFTVTEGAHQREYYVRTTRIAVPEKEDFVNVTLTKGLANTQGGAVTETGVTTKVRVPDVTTGFFIKEVRTDIVRTEEGEPEQFLFLETTGYVTGEELEKHVSVWLLPKDKAASPAGPAVEDYDWPNTGEITPAVISASKPIPLKRVEAEKDEDAPMAAMHAFKMQPPGVGRLFVRITNGVQALGGFRLGKEHLALDDVPELPKEVEIQGAGGVLALNGEKKLSLKYRGVQHLRITLARVPFSQINHLARLTGGDFESPYWKTDFDEYNISRVHREVRDVVMPNEYQANYSTFDFTNALNSQDTNDPDASRGLFFLTVEGVRERNEDEQQNEEGEDVGTDSEEAEAKWVRVGENVAASRFILVTDLGILQKRNADASREIFVQSLMKGEPAAEVKIITLAKNGEFLHETTTDAQGHASVPNVEHFRREKLPVCVIARSGNDVAFLPFHRPDRLLDFSRFDIEGVLASEKEALDGFLFTERGVYRPGDKVHVGGIAKRRDWAGQLDGLPLVLEVRDSKEELLDTQQIALSEDGFFDTEVETAEESPTGTYTARLYLLPNPDDEGNRILLSRTGFRVEDFQPDRMKLGVTLSTPPGLAWVQPGDVKATINLQTLFGMPAAKRRVTAKLTLDPANFSFPKFPDFTFHNRLKDEDEEEQDNESAAAGTEVQLGEQTTDDNGNAVFNLALERFSDGVFSAEFFTEGFEPDGGRSVRGAQTFLVAPLPYVVGWKADGDLSYIGLDTPRSLKMIAVGPDQSLLAVPGLTQHILHIKHVSVLTKQENGNYAYVSTKREQSISEGALPLAADGASFTLPTNKAGEYRFELRDGEGNVVCATAFTVVGKGDAERSLERDAELEMKLARTSLQSGQPLEFSLRAPFTGAGLATIERDRVLGWQWIKQGTPSATHSIMVPEGLEGTGYVNVSFVRALDSPEVFTSPLSYAVQPFAVDENKRRMLVELDAPQRVKPGTTMTIGFKTTKPGRIVVYAVDEGIHQVTNYKLPDPLKHFMRKRALEVESEQILDLILPEFSQLMKQKAFGGSEDVALKMHLNPFKRRKEAPVVFWSGLVECGPDRQEVTYDVPDYFAGSLKIMAVAVSEDIVGTAQAQATVKGPFVLTPNAPFFAAPGDEFTASLTVANNLEGPSAPGTIALKVEGTEHLVVLPPLESNLEVGPGKEATARFKVRVKGELGGAELTFHASAGGEEAKRSTTLSVRPATPYMTHVQSGYFRLGKQDIAVNRDMFPEFRKTSATVSTAPLGLARGLESYLREYPYGCSEQITSRAMSRLLLADEVDFGFDKAEANEQLDAAFMLLRTRQHGNGGFGYWDGFCDAKPDFLSVYVTEFLTEARDAGYAVPSDILDAARNRMKQMARAKTANLEEANFQAAAIYLLTRNGEVTTNQVLNLRDTLEKEYKDKWEGTLSAAYLASTYMLLKQEKEGRTLMDLYRRKSDPKPFFERWLGGWWSDPQVRNAQAFALMCRHFPNIAGDFGYKDLAVITEPIAKHRFNTISSATSIMALKAYTALAKKSDVKLSITEVARAAGVEPKLLVPPSAGILNVPFGANAGTIRFNLDQGNSDLGAFYQVVEAGFEKGDAKDKITDGFEVFRELMDKDGKPIEKLKVGQSATVKLVIRNISPEDQTNVALLDLLPGSFEVEQGTLRPGRNTMPGADFVEVREDRNVFFTNVRKGDVQVFTYRIKPIAAGTFVIPPVYAESMYDQNFKGRALGGKLVVEAAQ from the coding sequence ATGTTCCGACATCTGGCTTTGTTGATGCCGCGCAACTGGGGACGGCTTTCCCGCGCGGTCTTTGGAGATTTCAAGTACCAGCCTCCCGGGTGGCTCGTGTCCACCAGCGGAAGTGTCCTTGATAGCATGCGCCGGGGCCCCGGCGTTTGGGCATCGATCATTGTAGCGACGGGTGTGACGATCGCGGGTGGATACGGGTGGTACCATTGGGTGGAGAAATACAAATCGCGACCCACGCCACTGGTGGAGATTCGGGAAATCACCAGCAAGCTCGTGGCTCCGGGCGTCACGCCCATCGTGAAGAACAAACCGGTCGTGCAGCCCGTGGTGCTGGACTTCTCCAGCTCCATCGCCCCTCTGGAATCCGTGGGCAAAGCCGCCACCAAGGGCGTGACCATGAAGCCTGCCATGCCCGGCGAGTGGAAATGGGTGACGGACAAGAAACTCGTCTTCCAGACTTCGCAGGACTACTGGCCCGCTGCTAACGAGTACACTGTGTCCTTTGACAAGGAAACCCTGCCTCCTGCCACAAAGCTCAAGGAGGCACAGTGGAAATTCACCACCCCGCCGCTCGTGGCCAAGGTGACGAGCAGTGAGTTTTACACGGACCCGAAGGACCCTTCGGTGCACCAGATCACGGTGAACCTGAACTTCAGCCACCCGGTGACGAAGGATGAGGTGGAGAAACACATCACTCTCGACGTGCTGGGGAAGACGCCCATCTTCAACTACGGGGGCAAGACCCCCGATACCTTCTTCACCGTGACGGAAGGGGCGCATCAGCGGGAGTACTATGTGCGCACGACGCGCATTGCGGTTCCGGAGAAGGAAGACTTTGTGAACGTGACCCTCACGAAAGGGCTCGCCAATACCCAAGGCGGAGCAGTGACCGAAACGGGTGTCACCACGAAGGTGCGTGTGCCCGACGTGACCACCGGTTTCTTCATCAAGGAAGTACGCACCGACATCGTGCGCACGGAAGAGGGTGAGCCCGAGCAGTTCCTCTTCCTGGAAACGACCGGCTATGTCACAGGGGAAGAACTGGAGAAACATGTCTCCGTCTGGCTCTTGCCCAAGGACAAAGCCGCCAGCCCGGCGGGTCCTGCGGTGGAAGACTATGACTGGCCGAACACGGGTGAGATCACCCCGGCGGTCATCAGCGCCTCGAAGCCCATCCCGCTGAAGCGCGTGGAGGCAGAGAAGGATGAAGACGCTCCCATGGCCGCGATGCACGCCTTCAAGATGCAGCCGCCCGGAGTGGGGCGTCTCTTTGTACGCATCACCAATGGTGTGCAGGCCCTCGGCGGCTTCCGCCTGGGCAAGGAACACCTCGCTCTGGATGATGTGCCGGAGCTTCCCAAGGAAGTGGAAATCCAGGGTGCCGGTGGCGTGCTGGCCCTGAACGGGGAAAAGAAGCTGAGCCTGAAATACCGTGGTGTGCAGCACCTGCGCATCACACTCGCTCGCGTGCCCTTCAGCCAGATCAATCACCTCGCCCGGCTCACGGGTGGTGACTTCGAGTCGCCCTACTGGAAAACGGACTTCGATGAGTACAACATCTCCCGCGTGCACCGCGAAGTGCGCGACGTGGTGATGCCGAATGAATACCAGGCGAACTACAGCACCTTTGACTTCACCAACGCACTGAACTCCCAGGACACCAATGATCCGGATGCCTCGCGCGGTCTCTTCTTCCTGACCGTGGAAGGCGTGCGCGAGCGCAACGAAGATGAGCAGCAGAACGAAGAAGGCGAGGATGTGGGCACGGACTCCGAGGAAGCCGAGGCCAAGTGGGTGCGCGTGGGTGAGAATGTGGCGGCGAGTCGCTTCATCCTCGTGACCGATCTTGGCATTCTGCAAAAGCGGAATGCGGATGCCTCGCGTGAGATCTTCGTGCAGAGCCTGATGAAGGGTGAACCCGCGGCGGAGGTGAAGATCATCACGCTGGCGAAGAATGGCGAGTTCCTGCATGAAACTACCACGGATGCGCAGGGTCACGCCAGCGTGCCGAACGTGGAGCACTTCCGTCGTGAGAAGCTGCCCGTGTGTGTCATCGCCCGCTCGGGGAATGATGTGGCCTTCTTGCCCTTCCATCGGCCGGATCGTCTGCTGGATTTCTCGCGCTTCGATATCGAAGGTGTTCTCGCCTCAGAAAAGGAAGCGCTGGATGGCTTTCTCTTCACCGAACGTGGCGTCTATCGCCCGGGTGACAAGGTACACGTGGGCGGCATTGCCAAGCGCCGCGACTGGGCTGGCCAGCTGGATGGGTTGCCCCTCGTACTGGAGGTGCGTGACTCGAAAGAGGAACTGCTCGATACCCAGCAGATAGCCCTCAGTGAAGACGGTTTCTTTGATACAGAAGTGGAGACCGCAGAAGAGTCGCCGACTGGCACCTACACCGCGCGACTCTACTTGCTGCCGAACCCGGACGATGAGGGGAATCGCATCCTGCTAAGCCGGACAGGCTTCCGCGTGGAGGACTTCCAGCCGGACCGCATGAAGCTGGGCGTCACCCTGAGCACGCCTCCGGGACTCGCCTGGGTGCAGCCGGGTGATGTGAAGGCCACCATCAATCTACAGACACTCTTCGGCATGCCCGCCGCGAAGCGTCGCGTGACGGCCAAGCTCACGCTGGATCCCGCGAACTTCTCCTTCCCGAAATTTCCCGACTTCACCTTCCACAATCGCTTGAAGGATGAAGACGAGGAGGAGCAGGACAACGAATCCGCCGCTGCAGGCACGGAGGTGCAACTCGGCGAGCAGACCACGGATGACAATGGCAACGCCGTCTTCAACCTGGCTCTGGAGCGCTTCAGCGACGGTGTCTTCAGCGCGGAGTTTTTCACGGAAGGGTTCGAGCCGGATGGGGGGCGCAGCGTGCGTGGCGCGCAGACCTTCCTGGTGGCGCCGCTGCCGTATGTGGTCGGCTGGAAGGCAGATGGCGACCTTTCCTACATAGGATTGGATACACCACGCAGCCTGAAGATGATCGCAGTGGGGCCGGACCAGAGCCTGCTGGCCGTGCCCGGCCTGACGCAGCACATCCTGCACATCAAGCATGTGTCCGTGCTCACCAAGCAGGAGAACGGCAACTACGCCTACGTCTCCACGAAGCGGGAGCAGTCCATCAGCGAAGGCGCTCTGCCGCTGGCCGCCGATGGTGCGAGCTTCACCCTGCCGACGAACAAGGCGGGTGAGTACCGCTTCGAGCTGCGCGATGGCGAAGGGAACGTGGTGTGCGCCACCGCCTTTACCGTGGTAGGCAAGGGTGACGCCGAGCGCAGCCTGGAACGTGACGCCGAGCTGGAAATGAAGCTGGCGCGTACGAGCCTGCAGAGCGGTCAGCCGCTGGAGTTCAGCCTGCGTGCGCCATTCACGGGAGCTGGTCTGGCAACCATTGAGCGTGACCGTGTGCTCGGCTGGCAGTGGATCAAGCAGGGCACGCCCAGCGCAACCCACAGCATCATGGTGCCGGAAGGCCTGGAGGGCACCGGTTACGTGAACGTCTCCTTCGTGCGTGCCTTGGATTCACCGGAGGTCTTCACCAGTCCTTTGAGCTATGCCGTGCAGCCTTTCGCTGTGGATGAGAACAAGCGTCGCATGCTCGTGGAACTGGATGCACCGCAGCGCGTGAAGCCCGGCACCACCATGACCATCGGTTTCAAGACGACCAAACCGGGACGCATCGTGGTGTATGCCGTGGATGAAGGCATCCACCAGGTGACTAACTACAAGCTGCCGGATCCACTGAAGCACTTCATGCGCAAGCGCGCGCTCGAAGTGGAGAGCGAGCAGATCCTCGATCTCATCTTGCCGGAATTCAGCCAGCTCATGAAGCAGAAGGCCTTCGGCGGTAGTGAAGACGTGGCGCTGAAGATGCACCTCAATCCCTTCAAGCGTCGCAAGGAAGCGCCCGTCGTCTTCTGGAGTGGCCTTGTAGAGTGCGGCCCGGACCGCCAGGAAGTGACCTATGATGTGCCCGACTACTTTGCTGGCAGCCTGAAGATCATGGCTGTAGCCGTGTCGGAGGACATCGTGGGCACCGCCCAGGCTCAGGCCACGGTGAAAGGACCGTTCGTGCTCACGCCGAATGCGCCCTTCTTCGCCGCCCCGGGAGATGAATTCACCGCAAGCCTCACCGTGGCGAACAACCTGGAAGGTCCGTCCGCACCGGGAACCATCGCCTTGAAGGTTGAGGGCACCGAGCATCTCGTAGTGCTGCCTCCGCTGGAGAGCAATCTGGAAGTGGGTCCTGGTAAGGAAGCCACGGCGCGCTTCAAGGTGCGCGTGAAGGGGGAACTGGGTGGCGCTGAGCTCACCTTTCACGCCAGTGCCGGTGGGGAAGAGGCGAAGCGATCCACAACACTGAGCGTGCGCCCCGCGACGCCGTACATGACGCATGTGCAGAGCGGTTACTTCCGGCTTGGGAAGCAGGACATCGCGGTGAACCGTGACATGTTCCCCGAGTTCCGAAAGACCTCGGCCACGGTGAGCACGGCGCCACTCGGCCTGGCACGCGGCCTGGAGTCCTACCTGCGCGAGTATCCCTACGGCTGTTCGGAGCAGATCACCAGTCGCGCCATGTCGCGTCTGCTGCTCGCAGATGAAGTCGACTTCGGCTTCGACAAGGCCGAGGCGAACGAGCAACTCGATGCTGCCTTCATGCTCTTGCGTACGCGACAGCACGGCAACGGTGGCTTCGGCTACTGGGACGGCTTCTGCGATGCCAAACCGGACTTCCTGAGTGTGTACGTCACCGAGTTTCTCACCGAAGCCCGCGATGCCGGCTATGCCGTGCCGAGCGACATCCTCGATGCCGCACGCAATCGCATGAAGCAGATGGCCCGCGCCAAGACAGCGAACCTCGAAGAAGCGAACTTCCAGGCGGCGGCGATCTACCTGCTCACGCGCAACGGCGAAGTCACCACGAACCAGGTGCTCAATCTCCGTGACACGCTGGAGAAGGAGTACAAGGACAAGTGGGAGGGCACCTTGAGCGCCGCCTACCTTGCCAGCACCTACATGTTGCTGAAGCAGGAGAAAGAAGGCCGCACGCTCATGGACCTGTATCGTCGCAAGTCTGATCCCAAGCCGTTCTTCGAACGCTGGCTCGGTGGCTGGTGGAGTGATCCGCAGGTCCGCAATGCTCAGGCCTTTGCATTGATGTGCCGCCATTTCCCGAACATCGCGGGTGATTTCGGTTACAAGGATCTCGCCGTCATCACGGAGCCAATCGCGAAGCATCGCTTCAATACCATCAGCAGCGCCACCAGCATCATGGCCCTCAAGGCCTACACCGCATTGGCGAAGAAGTCCGATGTGAAACTGAGCATCACCGAAGTGGCCCGCGCCGCCGGTGTGGAGCCGAAGCTGTTGGTGCCACCCAGTGCGGGCATCTTGAATGTGCCCTTTGGCGCCAATGCCGGCACGATTCGGTTCAACCTGGATCAGGGCAACTCAGACCTCGGCGCCTTCTACCAAGTGGTGGAAGCAGGGTTCGAGAAGGGGGATGCCAAGGACAAGATCACAGACGGCTTCGAAGTCTTCCGTGAGCTTATGGATAAAGATGGCAAGCCGATTGAAAAGCTGAAGGTCGGTCAGAGCGCCACCGTGAAACTGGTAATCCGAAACATCAGTCCCGAAGACCAGACAAACGTGGCCCTGCTGGATCTGCTCCCCGGCAGTTTCGAAGTGGAGCAGGGCACCCTGCGCCCCGGCCGCAACACCATGCCCGGTGCCGATTTCGTAGAGGTCCGCGAAGACCGAAACGTCTTCTTCACCAACGTGCGCAAAGGCGACGTCCAGGTCTTCACCTACCGCATCAAACCCATCGCCGCCGGCACTTTTGTGATACCGCCAGTGTATGCCGAGTCGATGTACGACCAGAATTTCAAGGGTCGTGCCCTCGGAGGGAAGCTGGTGGTGGAGGCGGCGCAGTAG